One Fontisphaera persica DNA window includes the following coding sequences:
- a CDS encoding xylose operon transcription regulator XylR, with protein sequence MHRLYRVLLLIESSRASGRSLLRGIAGFARHHGRWLCHWETGGLEKAWPHLRTFQADGIIMRDVDRVEEAMEYHVPLVVVGHSRHEVPGVVNLVSNSETIGRLGAEHLLNCGLKHLAFYGLSGVPWSEERAASFSARVAAAGLAAHHYQTPPGTSGEDERRGLAEWLLRLPHPVGIMACNDDHGQQVIEAAKLAGLRLPDEVAVLGVDNDELVCELSSPPMSSVAVNFERAGYESAQLLDRLMRGQQPSTNRIVAQAVGVITRQSTDILAVQDPRLAAALRFIRTHADAPLTVSEVARAAGMSRRALEKQFRALLDRSIRREIARVRVERICRLLEETNRPISHIAEAMGFQGQEHFARYFRAEKGMTPLAYRRKFARW encoded by the coding sequence ATGCACCGCCTCTACCGGGTTTTGCTGCTGATTGAGTCCTCCCGCGCCTCCGGGCGCAGCCTGTTGCGCGGCATTGCCGGCTTTGCCCGCCACCACGGCCGCTGGCTGTGCCACTGGGAAACCGGCGGGCTGGAAAAAGCCTGGCCGCATCTGCGCACCTTTCAGGCCGACGGCATCATCATGCGGGACGTGGACCGCGTGGAGGAAGCCATGGAATACCACGTGCCCCTGGTGGTGGTGGGGCACAGCCGCCATGAGGTGCCGGGCGTCGTCAATCTGGTTTCCAACTCGGAGACCATCGGTCGCCTGGGGGCGGAGCATCTGTTGAACTGCGGGCTGAAACACCTGGCCTTCTACGGCCTGTCGGGCGTGCCCTGGAGCGAGGAGCGCGCCGCCAGTTTCTCCGCCCGCGTGGCCGCCGCCGGGTTGGCCGCGCACCATTATCAAACCCCGCCCGGCACTTCCGGCGAAGACGAGCGCCGGGGGCTGGCCGAGTGGCTGCTGCGCCTGCCGCATCCGGTGGGAATCATGGCCTGCAATGACGACCACGGCCAGCAAGTCATCGAAGCCGCCAAACTGGCCGGCTTGCGCCTGCCGGATGAAGTGGCCGTGCTGGGGGTGGACAATGATGAGTTGGTGTGCGAGTTGAGCTCCCCGCCCATGTCCTCGGTGGCCGTCAATTTTGAGCGCGCCGGTTATGAGAGCGCGCAACTGCTCGACCGCCTGATGCGCGGCCAGCAGCCGTCCACCAACCGCATCGTGGCGCAGGCGGTGGGCGTCATCACCCGGCAGTCCACGGATATTCTGGCGGTGCAGGACCCCCGCCTGGCCGCGGCCCTGCGCTTCATCCGCACCCACGCGGACGCCCCGCTGACCGTCTCGGAGGTGGCCCGCGCCGCCGGCATGTCGCGCCGCGCGCTGGAAAAACAATTTCGCGCGCTGCTGGACCGTTCAATCCGCCGCGAGATTGCGCGGGTGCGCGTGGAGCGCATTTGCCGTTTGCTGGAGGAAACCAACCGCCCAATCAGTCACATTGCGGAGGCCATGGGCTTTCAGGGGCAGGAGCATTTTGCCCGGTATTTCCGCGCGGAAAAAGGCATGACGCCGCTGGCCTACCGGCGCAAGTTTGCCCGCTGGTAA
- a CDS encoding PAS domain-containing protein, giving the protein MSEPEPANAGNQYAAQRLTPAMCQALLESLGDRLVLVDRHLRVQWGNATFARLAGFSPASLEGQFLGDLLKGEHLGALRALILQAFAGHPQRLPYLCLDFTHSHATGWFTILVRPVSSPEGAISAVLLQLREMPMAEDTTVLLRENGPLYPAPPANEQPGCLHEPFPGCFLRPENVDQQQLLMLLNAARESILLLDRQGRVLIANRTTAERLGLEVKDLVGRSIADFLPPEVARQRFQWGEHALQTGTSVFFEDQRAGRWLEHRFTPIFDADGKPCCLACFSRDITERKKAESDRDQLLAELLEFQSRLRAVLEGAGESILLLDADGRVVLANPAAAMRLGDAPGELIGRRFWDFLPTDIQTETQSFFQQLVAQGEATTVEGEFGGLYYEASFYPVRGPGEKVLYVALFGRDVTPRKKMELQIEHQRRQLQTLLDHAPIFLWAMDAEGIIQTAEGSVLLSLGLQPRQVVGVSIFTVVQDQPEFTAACRRALRGERVSLRHEWHGRVFDTRILPLPQDRGGVQSSVGIMLDVTGRVQAERALMERLEFESTLLAISSRFVGPCHLDQAIQQSLADLGRFCQASRAYLFRFSEDGKFISNTHEWCADGVRPEIQNLQNLPRERVRWSMDLLERQGVLHIPDVSRLPPEARQEQEILQAQSITSLLMVAVPVQGRFSGFIGFDDVTGMVRWGPQHEGVLRLFSEVLANVLERHLAEEALRTSENFNRAIVQAAASGLAVFDRQLRCRLWNPYLERITGISSAQAMGQYLQAMIWLAGDQTPEELLRRALAGEVREGADAAYLVPATGRRGWHQATYSPLRSGSGEIIGVLCSVLDITQRKLAEEELRRSEERFSRAFHLSPILMLVSRLRDGLIVNANDYFLQCVGLSREEVIGKTTLELGLYENAEVRRQLTEPLRRGETVRNLEVGLRLKQGRMDCLISAAAVDMGGEPHILSLALDITERKRAEQAIRESREQLRALADRLEMVREEERRQIAREIHDDLGQCLTSLKLDLAWVARNLQRDPAAVEARLADMMQVMDQTIQSVRRISSELRPGVLDDLGLPAAIEWQAQEFERRTGIPCQVHCDEGLDQLESRCATALFRILQESLTNIIRHAQASRVRVSLTQENDHVILRVRDNGRGLPPKHLMRTDGLGLLSMRERAAALGGRFAIASRRERGTTIVASIPLHAKPPESRPLPEPPAPEAAAED; this is encoded by the coding sequence ATGAGTGAGCCAGAGCCAGCCAACGCCGGCAATCAATACGCCGCTCAGCGGCTGACCCCCGCCATGTGCCAGGCCCTCCTGGAAAGTCTGGGCGACCGCCTGGTGCTGGTGGACCGTCATCTGCGAGTGCAATGGGGCAACGCCACCTTTGCCCGCCTGGCCGGCTTCTCCCCCGCCAGCCTGGAGGGACAATTCCTCGGCGACCTGCTCAAAGGCGAACACCTGGGGGCCTTGCGGGCGCTCATCCTGCAAGCCTTTGCCGGCCACCCGCAACGTTTGCCATATCTCTGCCTCGACTTTACCCACTCCCACGCCACGGGCTGGTTCACCATCCTCGTGCGGCCGGTGTCCTCCCCTGAAGGCGCGATTTCCGCGGTCCTGTTGCAACTGCGCGAGATGCCCATGGCCGAAGACACCACCGTCCTGCTGCGCGAAAATGGACCGCTTTATCCAGCCCCGCCCGCCAATGAACAGCCGGGCTGTCTCCATGAGCCTTTTCCGGGGTGTTTTTTACGCCCGGAAAACGTGGACCAACAACAGTTGCTGATGCTCCTGAACGCCGCCCGGGAAAGCATACTGCTGCTTGACCGCCAAGGCCGCGTCCTGATTGCCAACCGCACCACCGCCGAGCGGCTGGGGCTGGAAGTGAAGGATTTGGTGGGGCGCAGCATAGCCGACTTTCTGCCCCCGGAAGTGGCCCGCCAGCGTTTCCAATGGGGCGAGCATGCCCTGCAAACCGGCACTTCGGTGTTCTTTGAAGACCAGCGCGCCGGACGCTGGCTGGAGCACCGCTTCACCCCCATCTTCGATGCGGACGGCAAACCCTGCTGCCTCGCCTGTTTCAGCCGGGACATCACCGAGCGCAAAAAGGCCGAGTCCGACCGCGACCAGTTGCTGGCGGAGCTGCTGGAGTTTCAGAGCCGGTTGCGGGCGGTGCTGGAAGGCGCCGGCGAAAGCATTCTGCTGCTCGATGCCGATGGGCGGGTGGTGCTGGCCAATCCCGCCGCCGCCATGCGCCTGGGGGACGCGCCCGGGGAATTGATTGGGCGCAGATTCTGGGACTTTTTGCCCACGGACATCCAAACGGAAACGCAAAGCTTTTTCCAACAGCTCGTGGCCCAGGGAGAGGCAACCACGGTCGAGGGAGAATTCGGCGGGCTATATTACGAAGCCTCGTTCTATCCCGTCCGCGGACCGGGGGAAAAGGTCCTGTACGTGGCGTTGTTTGGCCGCGATGTGACCCCCCGCAAGAAAATGGAGCTGCAGATTGAACACCAGCGCCGCCAGCTCCAAACCCTGTTGGACCACGCGCCCATCTTTCTCTGGGCGATGGACGCGGAGGGCATCATCCAGACCGCTGAAGGCTCGGTGTTGCTCTCGCTGGGGCTGCAACCTCGGCAGGTGGTGGGCGTCTCCATCTTCACCGTGGTGCAGGACCAGCCGGAATTTACCGCCGCCTGCCGGCGCGCGCTGCGGGGCGAACGAGTCTCGCTGCGGCACGAGTGGCATGGCCGGGTGTTTGACACCCGCATCCTGCCGCTCCCGCAAGACCGCGGCGGGGTGCAAAGCAGCGTGGGCATCATGCTGGATGTCACCGGCCGCGTGCAGGCCGAGCGGGCGCTGATGGAACGGCTGGAGTTTGAAAGCACCCTGCTCGCCATCTCCTCCCGGTTTGTCGGCCCGTGCCATCTGGACCAGGCCATCCAGCAATCGCTGGCGGACTTGGGCCGTTTTTGCCAGGCCAGCCGGGCTTACCTGTTTCGTTTCAGCGAGGACGGCAAGTTTATTTCCAACACCCACGAATGGTGCGCCGATGGCGTGCGCCCGGAAATCCAGAACCTGCAAAACCTCCCCCGGGAAAGAGTGCGCTGGAGCATGGACCTGTTGGAACGCCAGGGCGTTCTGCACATTCCCGATGTCTCCCGCCTGCCGCCCGAGGCCCGCCAGGAACAGGAAATTTTGCAGGCGCAAAGCATCACTTCCCTGTTGATGGTGGCCGTGCCAGTGCAGGGGCGTTTCAGCGGCTTTATTGGTTTCGATGATGTGACCGGCATGGTGCGCTGGGGGCCGCAACACGAGGGGGTGCTGCGCCTGTTCTCCGAGGTCCTGGCCAATGTCCTGGAACGCCATCTCGCCGAGGAGGCGCTGCGCACTTCGGAGAACTTCAACCGGGCGATTGTGCAGGCCGCCGCCAGCGGCCTGGCGGTGTTTGACCGCCAACTGCGCTGCCGCTTGTGGAATCCCTATCTTGAGCGCATCACGGGCATTTCCTCGGCCCAGGCCATGGGACAATACCTGCAGGCCATGATTTGGCTGGCGGGCGACCAAACCCCCGAAGAACTCCTGCGCCGCGCCCTGGCCGGGGAAGTCCGCGAAGGCGCGGACGCAGCGTACCTGGTGCCCGCAACCGGCCGGCGCGGCTGGCACCAGGCCACCTACTCCCCCCTGCGCTCCGGCAGCGGGGAAATCATTGGCGTGCTGTGCAGCGTGCTGGACATCACCCAGCGCAAACTGGCCGAAGAGGAATTGCGGCGGTCGGAGGAGCGTTTTTCGCGCGCCTTCCACCTCAGCCCGATTCTCATGCTGGTCAGCCGCTTGCGGGATGGGTTGATTGTCAATGCCAATGATTATTTCCTGCAATGCGTGGGGCTGAGCCGGGAGGAAGTCATCGGCAAAACCACCCTCGAGTTGGGGCTGTATGAAAATGCCGAAGTGCGCCGCCAGCTCACCGAGCCCCTGCGCCGCGGCGAGACGGTGCGCAACCTGGAAGTTGGACTCCGCCTCAAACAGGGCCGCATGGACTGCCTGATTTCCGCCGCGGCCGTGGACATGGGCGGGGAGCCGCATATTTTGTCGCTCGCCCTGGACATCACCGAGCGCAAGCGCGCCGAGCAGGCCATCCGCGAATCCCGCGAGCAGCTCCGCGCGCTGGCCGACCGGCTGGAAATGGTGCGCGAGGAGGAGCGCCGGCAAATTGCCCGCGAAATCCATGATGACCTGGGCCAGTGCCTCACCAGCCTCAAGCTGGACCTGGCCTGGGTGGCGCGCAATCTCCAGCGCGACCCGGCCGCCGTCGAGGCGCGCCTGGCCGACATGATGCAAGTCATGGACCAGACCATCCAATCGGTGCGCCGCATCTCCAGTGAATTGCGCCCGGGCGTGCTGGACGATCTGGGATTGCCCGCCGCCATCGAATGGCAGGCGCAGGAGTTCGAGCGCCGCACCGGCATCCCCTGCCAGGTGCACTGCGACGAAGGGCTGGACCAACTGGAATCCCGCTGCGCCACGGCGTTGTTCCGCATCCTCCAGGAGTCCCTCACCAACATCATCCGCCATGCGCAGGCTTCGCGGGTGCGCGTGAGCCTGACGCAGGAAAATGACCACGTCATTCTGCGCGTGCGCGACAACGGCCGCGGCCTGCCGCCCAAACATTTGATGCGGACCGACGGGCTGGGGCTGCTCAGCATGCGCGAGCGCGCCGCCGCGCTGGGCGGCCGCTTTGCCATCGCCAGCCGGCGGGAGCGCGGCACCACCATTGTGGCCAGCATCCCGTTGCACGCCAAACCGCCCGAGTCACGCCCGCTGCCGGAGCCGCCGGCGCCCGAGGCCGCCGCTGAAGATTAG